A window of Zingiber officinale cultivar Zhangliang chromosome 5A, Zo_v1.1, whole genome shotgun sequence contains these coding sequences:
- the LOC121980262 gene encoding probable LRR receptor-like serine/threonine-protein kinase RKF3, with amino-acid sequence MTKALQLFVFFSSLALSLLPYPIALSQTSSAVCPLDFSIIRRFVSASSFSSLSADAQTHCNFILQFLHLVFAQYLLTNSLFHASLADAPVCWAGFEAALSPLFADAPFDVRAGCGFRTDWIARGCMNLTSRGDFEDLVPRSAIAEIGSFCNQSLHSFLVCADCTASLNRFKAAYLPGPDYGNVSDCNSYPFIYSAAAISGSPSSDDNAYCYFLLSANSTSSPPRSGGGRGGGSFIWIYVVCILFLLLLVFASLIWIRRRRSLRRTPPTPAETRPSRALESISASTTLIKFTYEEIQLATRNFSRDNVIGRGGYGNVFKGVLADGTEVALKRFKNCSASGDASFAHEVEVIASVRHVNLLALRGYCIATTQMEGHQRIIVCDLMQNGSLHDHLFATEDHRHRLSWPLRQKIAVGTARGLAYLHTGAQPLIIHRDIKASNILLDENFEPKVADFGLAKFTPEGMSHVSTKVAGTLGYVAPEYALYGQLSEKSDVFSFGVLLLELLSGKKAFGSRSEGQAFVVSDWAWSLARRGRALDVIEEGMDELGPREVLEKYVHVAVLCTHPQFHARPAMDQVLKILETDLAVPATDQTFPILSHTENTETSSESGLLSSSPGYRSFTFGKDDTSNDSGIVSEYSPVVSKMDKSL; translated from the coding sequence ATGACAAAAGCCCTGCAACTCTTCGTCTTCTTCTCCTCGCTGGCCCTGTCCCTTCTTCCCTACCCAATTGCTCTCTCCCAAACTTCCTCCGCCGTCTGCCCGCTCGACTTCTCCATCATCCGCCGCTTCGTCTCCGCCTCCTCCTTCTCGTCCCTCTCAGCCGACGCCCAAACCCACTGCAATTTCATCCTCCAGTTCCTTCACCTCGTCTTCGCCCAATACCTCCTAACGAATTCCCTCTTCCACGCCTCCCTCGCTGACGCTCCAGTTTGTTGGGCTGGGTTCGAGGCCGCCCTCTCTCCACTCTTCGCCGACGCCCCGTTCGACGTTCGCGCCGGCTGCGGCTTCCGCACCGACTGGATCGCTCGTGGCTGCATGAACCTCACCTCGCGAGGGGACTTCGAGGACCTCGTCCCGCGCTCCGCCATTGCCGAAATCGGTTCCTTCTGCAATCAATCCCTCCACTCCTTTCTCGTCTGCGCCGATTGCACTGCCAGCCTCAACCGCTTCAAGGCCGCGTACCTTCCCGGGCCCGATTACGGAAACGTCTCCGACTGCAACTCCTACCCCTTCATATACTCTGCCGCCGCCATCAGCGGCAGCCCCTCCAGCGACGATAATGCTTATTGTTACTTCCTCCTCTCCGCTAACTCCACTTCATCCCCGCCCCGCTCCGGAGGCGGACGCGGCGGCGGATCGTTCATCTGGATCTACGTCGTTTGCATCCTGTTCCTTCTCCTGCTCGTTTTTGCCTCGTTGATCTGGATCCGGAGGCGCCGTTCCCTGCGGAGGACGCCGCCAACACCAGCGGAGACTAGGCCCTCTCGGGCGCTAGAGTCGATCAGCGCGAGCACGACATTAATCAAGTTCACCTACGAGGAAATCCAATTGGCGACCAGAAATTTCTCGAGGGATAACGTCATCGGTCGCGGCGGCTACGGAAACGTCTTCAAGGGCGTCCTGGCGGACGGGACCGAGGTCGCGCTGAAACGCTTCAAAAACTGCTCCGCCTCAGGGGACGCGAGCTTCGcccatgaggtggaggtgatcgCCAGCGTCCGCCACGTGAACCTCCTCGCGCTGAGAGGCTACTGCATCGCCACCACCCAGATGGAGGGGCACCAGAGGATCATTGTCTGCGATTTGATGCAGAACGGAAGCCTGCATGACCATTTGTTTGCTACAGAGGATCACCGCCACCGGTTGAGTTGGCCGCTGCGGCAAAAGATCGCGGTTGGAACGGCACGTGGATTGGCCTACCTCCACACCGGAGCTCAACCATTGATCATCCACAGGGACATAAAGGCGAGTAACATACTTCTGGATGAGAACTTCGAGCCCAAAGTAGCAGACTTTGGGCTGGCAAAGTTTACGCCGGAGGGGATGTCCCATGTCAGCACTAAGGTAGCCGGAACCCTAGGATACGTTGCCCCTGAATACGCCTTGTACGGGCAATTGTCTGAGAAAAGTGATGTTTTTAGCTTCGGAGTGCTGCTGCTCGAGCTCCTCAGTGGAAAGAAGGCATTCGGATCGAGGAGCGAGGGACAGGCTTTTGTTGTGAGCGATTGGGCGTGGTCTTTGGCGAGGAGAGGGAGGGCATTGGATGTTATCGAAGAAGGGATGGATGAATTGGGGCCGAGAGAAGTGCTGGAGAAGTACGTTCATGTAGCTGTTCTCTGTACGCATCCTCAGTTTCATGCGAGACCTGCGATGGATCAAGTTCTGAAGATACTGGAGACTGATTTGGCTGTGCCTGCGACGGACCAAACCTTTCCCATTCTCTCGCACACTGAGAATACTGAAACTAGCAGTGAGTCGGGCCTGCTCTCTAGCTCTCCTGGGTACCGGTCATTTACCTTTGGGAAGGATGATACTTCAAATGATTCGGGAATCGTGTCTGAATACTCGCCGGTTGTTTCCAAGATGGACAAATCATTATGA